One genomic window of Candidatus Kuenenia stuttgartiensis includes the following:
- a CDS encoding universal stress protein, which yields MITINNILCPVDYSIYSEKALAYAIELATKFQAKLYLLHVLDTRFLDVNNPELPYIPVTTNIINEETIDMLKSRLLKSVNEETQGKISVEAVVVQGVPFAEIIRTAKEYNTDLIVLGTHGRTGLAHVFMGSVAEKVVRKASCPVLTIRHPEHDFVSP from the coding sequence ATGATTACTATAAACAACATCCTTTGCCCGGTGGATTATTCCATCTATTCGGAAAAAGCGCTGGCCTATGCAATAGAACTTGCAACAAAATTTCAGGCAAAACTTTACCTGCTGCATGTATTGGATACACGATTTCTTGACGTAAATAACCCTGAATTGCCCTACATCCCTGTTACTACAAATATTATAAACGAAGAAACGATTGATATGCTGAAATCCAGGCTGCTTAAATCGGTAAACGAAGAAACACAAGGCAAGATATCCGTAGAAGCGGTCGTTGTCCAGGGTGTTCCGTTTGCAGAAATTATCAGGACGGCAAAGGAGTACAATACGGATCTCATTGTGCTCGGCACTCATGGCAGAACAGGTTTGGCGCATGTCTTTATGGGCAGTGTTGCGGAAAAAGTGGTGCGGAAAGCGTCCTGCCCGGTACTTACCATACGGCATCCGGAACACGATTTTGTATCGCCGTAA
- a CDS encoding aspartate ammonia-lyase, which translates to MSDKQTISFRKEKDYLGEMKIPANAYYGVQTARAIENFPISDSTSQPIFTTAIVYVKKAAAMVNSETGRLDRKIGEAITEACDRILKGEFQEQFCVDVYQAGAGTSHHMNVNEVIANIAIEMLGGEKGDYSLVHPNDHVNCGQSTNDVYPTAMRIAALLSSRKLIANVSDLTDSFDLKAKAFDTIVKSGRTHLQDAVPIRLGQEFSGYKESLRKANMGIEKAGESLKESGIGGSAAGTGINTPPGYIPKMIEYLREITGLDIVASKNRFEAMQSNRPFVEFSGALRALSVELIRIANDLRLMNSGPNTGLAEINLPAVQPGSSIMPGKVNPVIPEMLTMVCFSVIGNDTSIMLAAQAGQFELNVMMPLIQHKILDSILILTNAVKVFDEKCVRGITVNKEKCEDYAVKSLGIVTILNPIIGYANAAEVVKESMKTGRSVKEIILEKKILTKAQVDTLLSPKSMT; encoded by the coding sequence ATGAGCGATAAACAAACAATATCGTTTCGAAAAGAAAAAGATTATCTGGGCGAGATGAAAATACCTGCGAATGCCTATTATGGCGTACAAACAGCAAGGGCTATCGAAAACTTTCCAATTAGTGACAGTACGTCCCAGCCAATTTTTACCACTGCAATTGTTTACGTCAAAAAGGCCGCTGCCATGGTAAATAGCGAAACAGGGCGCCTTGACAGAAAAATTGGCGAGGCGATTACTGAAGCATGCGACCGCATATTGAAAGGCGAGTTTCAGGAACAGTTTTGTGTTGATGTTTATCAGGCAGGGGCAGGGACATCACACCATATGAATGTGAATGAAGTAATTGCCAATATTGCGATTGAAATGCTGGGCGGGGAAAAAGGCGACTACTCTCTTGTTCATCCAAATGACCACGTAAACTGCGGACAATCCACAAATGATGTATATCCCACCGCCATGCGCATAGCCGCGTTGCTTTCATCAAGAAAACTGATTGCAAATGTATCTGATTTAACGGATTCATTTGACCTTAAAGCAAAGGCATTTGACACTATTGTGAAATCAGGCCGCACACACCTGCAGGACGCTGTTCCCATTCGTCTGGGGCAGGAATTTTCCGGGTATAAAGAATCTTTGCGGAAAGCAAACATGGGTATTGAAAAGGCAGGTGAATCATTGAAGGAATCAGGCATAGGGGGAAGCGCTGCGGGTACCGGCATCAATACACCTCCAGGGTATATACCGAAGATGATTGAATATCTGAGAGAGATTACCGGACTTGATATTGTCGCATCAAAAAACCGTTTTGAAGCCATGCAAAGCAACAGGCCGTTTGTGGAATTTTCCGGGGCGCTTCGCGCTTTGTCCGTGGAGCTGATACGCATCGCTAATGATTTGCGGCTGATGAATTCCGGGCCAAATACGGGACTGGCGGAAATTAACCTGCCTGCGGTACAACCCGGATCTTCTATTATGCCAGGCAAGGTCAATCCCGTTATTCCGGAAATGTTAACGATGGTGTGTTTTTCAGTTATTGGCAACGACACATCAATCATGCTTGCAGCACAGGCGGGTCAATTTGAATTAAACGTCATGATGCCGTTGATTCAGCATAAAATACTGGATTCTATTTTAATCCTTACAAACGCCGTGAAAGTGTTTGATGAAAAATGTGTGCGGGGGATTACCGTAAATAAGGAGAAGTGTGAGGATTATGCAGTGAAAAGTTTGGGGATTGTTACGATATTAAACCCAATTATTGGTTATGCAAATGCTGCGGAAGTAGTGAAGGAGTCTATGAAAACCGGGCGGTCTGTAAAGGAAATTATCCTCGAGAAAAAGATACTTACGAAAGCGCAGGTGGATACATTATTATCTCCCAAGTCTATGACCTAA
- a CDS encoding zinc-dependent alcohol dehydrogenase family protein — protein MRVAVYEKFAQPLTIQEVPDPAPEKTGVVIRVGATGMCRSDWHGWMGHDPCIRLPHVPGHEIAGVVEETGKEVSLWKKGDRVTLPFVCGCGACPQCASGNHQVCDRQSQPGFTHWGSFAQYVAIDYADVNLVQLPEDIDFVTAASLGCRFSTSFRAIVAQGKVSAGQWVAVHGCGGVGLSAIMIASALGANVVAVDIQKEKLDFAGSVGAVALVNAGEVEDVAGAILDITKGGVHVSVDALGSSNTCFNSIATLRKRGKHLQVGLMLAEHRHPPIPMDKVIANELEILGCHGMQAHEYGAMLEMVCEGKLRPEKLIGKTIGLEDAARELPDMNRFGSVGVIVINEF, from the coding sequence ATGAGAGTGGCAGTATATGAAAAATTTGCTCAACCATTGACTATTCAAGAGGTGCCTGATCCAGCGCCTGAGAAAACCGGCGTGGTGATTCGCGTGGGAGCTACCGGAATGTGCCGGAGTGACTGGCATGGATGGATGGGACACGATCCCTGCATTCGTTTGCCACATGTTCCCGGACACGAAATTGCAGGTGTTGTTGAAGAAACCGGGAAGGAAGTGTCACTGTGGAAGAAGGGAGACAGGGTGACCCTTCCGTTTGTGTGCGGATGCGGTGCATGCCCGCAATGCGCTTCTGGGAATCATCAGGTTTGTGACCGTCAGTCTCAGCCGGGATTCACCCATTGGGGTTCTTTTGCGCAGTACGTGGCAATCGATTATGCAGATGTTAATTTAGTACAGTTACCGGAAGATATTGATTTCGTAACCGCGGCGAGCCTCGGATGCCGCTTCAGCACTTCGTTTCGCGCAATTGTTGCACAGGGGAAGGTTTCAGCCGGGCAGTGGGTTGCTGTGCATGGATGCGGAGGCGTTGGTTTGTCGGCAATTATGATTGCAAGCGCCCTGGGGGCGAATGTTGTGGCGGTTGATATACAAAAAGAGAAACTTGATTTTGCCGGATCGGTTGGAGCTGTTGCGTTGGTGAATGCCGGGGAGGTGGAGGATGTGGCAGGAGCTATATTGGACATAACAAAAGGCGGGGTGCATGTTTCTGTCGATGCGCTTGGAAGTTCAAATACATGCTTTAATTCAATAGCTACTTTAAGAAAACGGGGGAAACATCTCCAGGTCGGACTGATGCTGGCGGAACACCGGCATCCCCCTATACCCATGGACAAGGTGATCGCAAATGAACTCGAAATACTGGGATGTCATGGAATGCAGGCGCATGAATACGGCGCTATGTTGGAGATGGTTTGCGAAGGGAAATTACGTCCGGAAAAATTGATTGGAAAAACAATCGGCCTTGAGGATGCGGCGCGTGAACTTCCAGACATGAACCGCTTCGGGTCTGTTGGTGTGATAGTAATAAATGAGTTTTAA
- the arfB gene encoding alternative ribosome rescue aminoacyl-tRNA hydrolase ArfB produces the protein MVKISNKVTIPIDEISMHPIRAQGAGGQHVNKVATAVQLRFDINASSLPDFYKERLLSLSDRRISGEGVIVIKAQKYRSQDKNKEDALNRLRDFIKSAVIVQKKRKPTKPKKAAKEKRLESKTNRGRLKISRKPVEY, from the coding sequence ATGGTAAAAATATCCAATAAGGTAACCATTCCGATAGACGAAATATCGATGCACCCAATTCGTGCGCAGGGTGCGGGAGGGCAGCATGTCAACAAGGTTGCCACTGCTGTTCAGTTGCGCTTCGATATCAATGCGTCGTCGTTGCCTGATTTTTATAAAGAAAGGCTTTTATCGCTGAGTGACCGCCGTATTTCAGGAGAAGGGGTGATCGTTATCAAGGCGCAGAAATATCGCAGCCAGGACAAAAATAAAGAGGATGCGCTCAACCGGCTGCGGGATTTTATAAAAAGTGCGGTTATTGTGCAAAAAAAACGGAAGCCCACGAAACCTAAAAAAGCTGCAAAGGAAAAGCGTTTGGAAAGTAAGACGAATCGTGGACGATTGAAGATATCGAGAAAACCAGTGGAGTATTAA
- a CDS encoding tetratricopeptide repeat protein, which produces MNRCFQNVILGAIFVSVAGGSVCVMARDAATYLTNKIKPAVVSLTSFDKDGNEFNQGGGFIINERGDIITHSKVFMDAHSIRVKNFQGNSYSVTKILAEDKEGGLVQLAIDNFESRASPLPLTMILPGVNEQIMVINNSFDSGHFAVTGVVSGVSEIPLFGTIIRIKASFPLSCIGSPVVNMNGEAVGIMAFISTGGEGYALACERLKSLVPVKEQSFSERRGLGEISEEAFYGEGIFLIGNEEYEKAISLLEKAITKDRNYAHAYFQIGYCKNKLGNYPDAIKNLKQAVRLKPEFPEGHFQLGMAYFMQKQYKGAVESLLDAVRSNAQFFEAYFMLGLAYTALERHRDAIEAYWQAIGINKDVPEVHFHLGMAYLQTKNKLMAYEEYKVLKNMNKHLASKLFKMIYQ; this is translated from the coding sequence ATGAATAGATGCTTTCAAAACGTTATACTTGGTGCAATTTTCGTATCTGTGGCGGGAGGTTCTGTCTGTGTAATGGCGCGGGATGCGGCTACTTACCTGACGAATAAAATCAAACCCGCGGTTGTTTCTCTCACGTCTTTCGATAAAGACGGGAATGAGTTTAATCAGGGGGGTGGGTTCATTATAAATGAGCGAGGCGATATTATTACCCATAGTAAAGTATTCATGGATGCGCATAGTATTCGGGTTAAAAACTTTCAGGGCAATAGCTATTCCGTAACAAAAATTCTTGCGGAGGATAAAGAAGGCGGCCTTGTGCAATTGGCAATCGACAATTTTGAAAGCAGGGCGTCTCCTTTGCCGTTGACCATGATCCTGCCCGGTGTAAATGAACAAATCATGGTGATAAATAATTCATTCGATTCAGGACATTTTGCGGTGACTGGAGTTGTCTCCGGGGTTTCTGAAATTCCGTTGTTCGGAACTATAATAAGGATAAAGGCGTCGTTTCCGCTTAGTTGCATTGGAAGTCCTGTGGTAAATATGAATGGTGAAGCCGTGGGTATTATGGCCTTCATTTCTACCGGTGGGGAAGGTTACGCTCTTGCCTGCGAAAGGCTTAAAAGCCTTGTTCCGGTAAAGGAGCAATCATTTTCTGAAAGGAGAGGTTTGGGGGAGATTTCCGAAGAGGCATTTTATGGGGAAGGAATTTTCCTTATCGGAAATGAAGAATATGAAAAGGCAATTTCCTTATTGGAAAAGGCAATAACTAAAGACAGGAACTATGCCCATGCATACTTTCAGATTGGTTACTGTAAAAATAAGCTTGGCAATTATCCCGATGCAATAAAAAACCTGAAACAGGCGGTTCGTTTGAAACCGGAATTTCCGGAAGGGCACTTCCAGCTTGGCATGGCATATTTTATGCAAAAACAATATAAGGGGGCGGTTGAATCTCTCCTTGATGCGGTGCGCAGCAATGCGCAATTTTTTGAGGCATATTTCATGCTTGGTTTAGCCTACACGGCTCTTGAGCGGCATCGTGACGCCATTGAGGCATACTGGCAAGCCATTGGTATTAACAAGGATGTTCCGGAAGTACATTTTCATCTGGGTATGGCATATTTGCAAACAAAAAATAAGCTAATGGCATATGAGGAATATAAAGTACTTAAAAATATGAACAAGCATCTTGCATCAAAGCTTTTTAAGATGATTTATCAATGA
- a CDS encoding archease translates to MLKYKLIDHTADIGIDIFGDTMPQLFSNAAFAMFDIIADLSTVEKKDTRIIAVDGIDKEQLLVNWLSELLYLHEIKNMLFKEFYINDMNDLQLKATIHGELLDEKRHVIKTAIKAVTHHNLVIKQENSRWRARVIFDL, encoded by the coding sequence ATGCTTAAATACAAATTAATAGATCATACTGCAGACATCGGTATTGATATCTTCGGAGATACAATGCCGCAATTATTCTCAAATGCCGCATTCGCCATGTTTGATATAATCGCCGATCTCTCCACTGTCGAAAAAAAAGATACACGTATCATTGCTGTGGATGGAATTGACAAAGAACAATTGCTCGTAAACTGGCTGAGCGAATTATTATATTTGCATGAAATAAAAAATATGCTGTTTAAAGAATTTTACATTAACGATATGAATGACCTTCAGTTAAAGGCAACAATACATGGCGAACTATTGGATGAAAAGAGGCACGTTATTAAAACAGCGATAAAGGCAGTAACCCATCATAATCTGGTAATAAAACAAGAAAACAGCCGCTGGAGAGCACGTGTTATTTTCGATTTATAG
- a CDS encoding response regulator — translation MRKILIVHETRILRTLLKTYLISALNDVVIIEAPSAAEALEKFKEQKFEVIICGMQFKQANGIALFKELKNEEINKDTPFIIVTSTGSKENDIQHYFLSPFTPIELREKINTVCDPRQWCAHDSISMPDAKAIIHVNNDPIDAGIINAITPAQNLTTTC, via the coding sequence ATGCGTAAAATACTCATTGTTCACGAAACCAGGATATTGCGAACATTACTCAAAACATACCTTATCTCCGCGCTTAATGATGTTGTTATCATCGAGGCGCCTTCCGCAGCAGAAGCTTTGGAAAAATTTAAAGAACAAAAATTCGAGGTAATTATTTGCGGTATGCAATTTAAACAAGCAAACGGCATTGCTCTTTTCAAAGAGTTAAAAAATGAGGAAATAAACAAAGATACGCCCTTTATTATTGTGACTTCCACAGGTTCGAAAGAAAATGATATTCAGCATTATTTTTTATCTCCCTTTACACCTATAGAATTAAGGGAAAAAATCAATACGGTTTGCGACCCACGTCAATGGTGTGCGCACGACAGTATAAGTATGCCGGATGCCAAGGCCATAATCCACGTTAATAATGACCCCATTGATGCAGGCATAATCAATGCGATAACACCTGCACAAAATCTTACAACGACTTGCTGA
- a CDS encoding RtcB family protein, producing the protein MNERNYKIQKIDDYRWRILREGKMHVDGIVYADESMMKEIQKDESLQQVINVACLPGIVGHSLGMPDIHWGYGFPIGGVAAFDMEDGVVSPGGVGYDINCGVRLLKTGLCRVEISGKLESIVDSLFVNIPSGVGSHRKDLKLSQHEVKNVLKNGAQWAVSHGYGSKEDLEHIEEKGCIFGADPELVSTRAIERGLAQLGTLGSGNHFVEVGYVSEIFDEKIARTLGLEKDGITIMIHTGSRGLGYQVCDDFIKVMIRASGKYNIELPDRQLCCAPINSPEGRDYFAAMACAANYAFANRQMITHWVRESFERALHVSPKESRISLVYDACHNIAKFEDHLVNGQKKRLCVHRKGATRAFPPNHPDTPAAYKAVGQPVFIPGDMGRCSYVLVGTEKAYSDTFGSTCHGAGRVMSRNQATKVAKGRSIAQELKEKGILVRADSRATLEEELSDAYKDVTKVVDVVQHAGISKKVAQLKPLCVIKG; encoded by the coding sequence ATGAATGAACGCAACTACAAAATACAAAAGATAGATGATTACCGTTGGCGTATTCTCAGAGAAGGAAAGATGCACGTGGATGGCATCGTATATGCCGACGAATCGATGATGAAGGAAATACAAAAAGACGAAAGTCTGCAACAGGTAATAAATGTCGCATGTCTACCTGGAATAGTTGGTCATTCACTTGGAATGCCCGATATTCATTGGGGATACGGCTTCCCCATCGGTGGTGTGGCTGCGTTTGATATGGAGGATGGCGTGGTATCCCCTGGAGGAGTAGGCTACGACATTAACTGCGGGGTAAGATTGCTCAAAACGGGATTGTGTCGAGTGGAGATTTCCGGCAAACTGGAGTCCATTGTTGATAGCCTGTTTGTCAACATTCCCTCCGGCGTGGGGTCGCATCGCAAGGATTTGAAACTATCACAACATGAAGTAAAAAATGTACTCAAAAACGGCGCACAATGGGCGGTTTCTCACGGCTATGGATCAAAAGAAGATTTAGAACATATCGAAGAAAAGGGATGCATCTTTGGAGCAGATCCGGAACTGGTTTCCACCAGGGCAATTGAGCGGGGGCTGGCACAGTTAGGCACCCTCGGTTCCGGCAACCACTTTGTCGAAGTTGGCTACGTATCGGAGATTTTCGACGAAAAAATTGCCCGCACGTTAGGGCTCGAAAAGGACGGTATTACTATTATGATACACACGGGGTCCAGGGGATTGGGTTATCAGGTGTGTGATGACTTTATTAAAGTAATGATTAGAGCATCCGGAAAATATAATATTGAACTGCCTGACCGGCAGCTATGCTGCGCTCCGATTAATTCTCCGGAAGGGCGGGATTACTTTGCAGCAATGGCCTGTGCAGCCAATTATGCCTTTGCCAACCGGCAGATGATTACCCACTGGGTTAGGGAATCCTTTGAGAGGGCATTGCACGTAAGTCCTAAGGAATCCAGGATATCGCTGGTGTATGATGCCTGTCACAATATCGCCAAATTTGAAGACCATCTCGTGAATGGGCAGAAAAAGCGGCTGTGTGTTCACCGGAAAGGCGCTACCCGCGCATTTCCTCCAAACCACCCCGACACTCCTGCCGCATACAAAGCAGTAGGCCAGCCGGTATTCATACCGGGCGACATGGGACGTTGTTCCTATGTGCTTGTCGGCACGGAGAAGGCATATTCCGATACCTTCGGCAGTACGTGTCACGGGGCGGGGCGGGTCATGAGCAGAAATCAGGCTACAAAGGTGGCCAAGGGCCGGAGTATCGCACAGGAACTGAAAGAAAAAGGGATACTCGTCCGCGCAGACAGCCGCGCTACTCTGGAGGAGGAACTATCTGATGCATACAAGGATGTGACGAAGGTAGTGGATGTCGTGCAACACGCAGGCATCAGCAAGAAAGTTGCGCAGTTGAAACCGTTGTGTGTTATCAAAGGATGA
- the tmk gene encoding dTMP kinase, giving the protein MAQYGECIMQGKLIVITGIDGSGKTVQTKLLYERLLKEGYPVATIDFPQYGKTFFAEMVAKYLRGSFGAADAVSPYLASILYAGDRFEKKDQIQTWIDAGKIIISNRYVCDNMAHQGGKIKNSEERAQFFQWLDQLEHTVFGIPRPHLSILLYVPAEIAYFLVEKKGQREYLAGAKKDIHEEDMHHMKSAQETFIEIAKGKPNWKTVDCTKNNTLLPEHVIADTIWQAVAKILP; this is encoded by the coding sequence ATGGCACAATACGGAGAATGTATTATGCAGGGAAAACTTATCGTTATTACCGGTATTGACGGAAGCGGCAAAACGGTTCAAACAAAACTTCTTTACGAAAGATTGCTTAAAGAGGGATATCCCGTGGCGACTATCGATTTCCCCCAATACGGCAAGACCTTCTTTGCCGAAATGGTTGCAAAATATTTAAGGGGTAGCTTCGGCGCAGCGGATGCTGTAAGCCCGTACCTTGCCTCTATCCTTTACGCAGGGGATCGCTTTGAAAAAAAAGATCAGATACAGACATGGATTGATGCAGGGAAAATAATTATATCGAACCGGTATGTGTGTGATAATATGGCTCATCAGGGTGGAAAAATAAAGAATTCGGAAGAAAGGGCACAATTCTTCCAATGGTTGGACCAACTGGAACATACAGTTTTTGGAATCCCACGTCCGCATCTCAGTATACTGCTTTATGTACCTGCAGAAATTGCCTATTTCCTTGTAGAAAAGAAAGGGCAACGCGAATATCTTGCCGGTGCAAAAAAAGACATCCACGAAGAAGATATGCATCATATGAAATCCGCACAGGAAACTTTTATAGAAATTGCAAAGGGGAAACCTAATTGGAAAACCGTTGATTGCACAAAAAACAACACCTTATTGCCGGAGCATGTCATTGCAGATACGATTTGGCAGGCAGTTGCGAAGATTCTTCCTTAA
- a CDS encoding gluconokinase, which produces MIIILMGVSGSGKTTIGRILADDLGWTFYDGDDYHPPSNIENLKKGIALTDAERMPWLEVLQKIIEKTIAKKEHAVIACSALKQSYRRFLADKHESVRFVYLKGERELICQRLNRRKGHFLNENLLLSQFETLEEPEDAFVVDIIQSPEAIVTSIKKEFL; this is translated from the coding sequence ATGATTATTATTTTAATGGGTGTATCGGGTTCCGGCAAGACAACAATCGGGCGTATTCTTGCCGATGATCTTGGATGGACATTTTACGACGGCGATGATTATCATCCTCCTTCAAATATTGAAAATCTTAAAAAGGGAATTGCCTTAACAGATGCAGAAAGAATGCCATGGTTAGAGGTCTTGCAAAAAATCATTGAAAAAACAATAGCAAAGAAAGAGCATGCCGTTATTGCCTGTTCTGCCCTCAAGCAATCATATCGCAGGTTTTTGGCAGATAAGCATGAATCTGTCCGGTTTGTATATTTAAAAGGGGAACGGGAACTCATATGTCAAAGGTTAAATAGGCGGAAGGGGCATTTTTTGAACGAAAACCTTCTTTTAAGCCAGTTTGAAACGTTGGAAGAACCGGAAGACGCCTTCGTTGTCGACATTATTCAATCCCCGGAAGCAATTGTTACCAGCATAAAAAAAGAGTTTTTGTAA
- the lon gene encoding endopeptidase La, which yields MQVTFNNSLNPSMEKTTFTLHKNGDSIPLPEIISIIPVKEDIVFPRLVRVIELYGKGLITAINEAHAKNECIGIVVLKYHVASPRHEDFYDIGTASKVVRIFESTSDTIKCLVEGLMRIKVTEYTQTEPYCTAKIEELREFSEKSETIDVLIQSVKTLFKLSAMLGKALPKDIIPMIDTINNPSIMADLVTVYLDLHIDEKQKLLEMVDPQKRLRIVFHYLNKDIQVRELKGKINDEVAKEMLKAQREFFLKEQMKAIQKELGKDEPHMAEFIKLEENIKKAEMPKEVELVATKELERLRDINPASPEYTVSRTYLDYLINIPWNKKTVDNLDINQASKILDEDHYDLKKVKERILEFLAVHKLKEKLKGPILCFCGPTGTGKTSLGKSIARALGRKFIRISLGGIRDEAEIRGHRRTYVGALPGRIMQEICRAGACNPIFMLDEIDKIGEDFRGDPASALLEVLDPEQNFSFVDHYLDVAFDLSDVLFITTANILDTVHVALRDRMEVIYLSGYSEDEKLKIAHQFLIPKQIKENGLEKYPVDFQDAAITKIVLEYTREAGLRNLEREIASICRKIAKEIVGEAQVTKIILPETVEKFLGPRKFFYQVTEEEDKIGVVTGLAWTETGGDIIFIEVSRMRGEKQLTLTGLLGDIMQESAIASLSYIRSNAKRLGIDETFYDTSEIHIHVPSGAIPKDGPSAGITMCIALISLLTCRPAKREVALTGEITLTGNVLPIGGVKEKILAAIRAGVKTIVLPLKNKDDFEEIDKEIREKIQCVYIEKIDEAIDVVLSQKP from the coding sequence ATGCAGGTTACATTTAACAACTCACTTAACCCCTCTATGGAAAAAACGACTTTTACTTTACACAAGAATGGCGATAGCATCCCTTTGCCCGAAATAATTAGCATTATTCCGGTAAAAGAGGACATAGTATTTCCCCGGCTTGTCCGTGTAATAGAATTATATGGAAAAGGACTCATAACGGCTATAAATGAAGCCCATGCAAAAAATGAATGTATCGGTATCGTCGTATTAAAATACCATGTCGCCTCTCCGAGACATGAAGACTTTTATGATATTGGCACGGCGTCAAAGGTTGTCAGGATATTCGAATCCACTTCCGATACTATAAAATGCCTTGTTGAAGGCCTTATGAGAATAAAAGTAACGGAATATACGCAAACTGAACCGTATTGCACGGCAAAAATCGAAGAACTCCGGGAGTTCTCGGAAAAATCTGAAACGATAGACGTATTAATACAAAGCGTCAAAACGCTTTTCAAATTGAGCGCAATGCTGGGAAAAGCACTTCCCAAGGACATTATCCCGATGATTGATACCATAAACAATCCATCCATCATGGCCGACCTTGTCACCGTATATCTGGACTTGCACATTGACGAAAAACAAAAACTTCTGGAAATGGTTGATCCTCAGAAGCGGTTGCGGATAGTATTTCATTATCTCAACAAAGACATTCAGGTACGGGAACTAAAAGGTAAAATAAACGACGAAGTCGCCAAGGAAATGTTAAAGGCGCAACGTGAATTTTTTTTAAAAGAGCAGATGAAGGCAATTCAAAAAGAGCTGGGTAAAGACGAACCCCATATGGCGGAATTCATCAAACTGGAAGAAAATATCAAAAAGGCGGAAATGCCAAAGGAGGTAGAACTTGTTGCCACCAAAGAATTGGAGCGGTTAAGGGATATAAATCCCGCATCACCGGAGTATACCGTCTCACGCACATACCTCGACTACCTTATCAATATCCCCTGGAATAAGAAAACGGTAGATAATCTCGATATTAACCAGGCGTCAAAAATTCTAGATGAAGACCACTATGACCTGAAAAAAGTGAAAGAACGCATACTCGAATTTCTCGCTGTGCACAAATTGAAAGAAAAATTAAAGGGACCGATCCTTTGCTTTTGCGGCCCTACTGGAACAGGCAAAACTTCGCTGGGCAAATCCATCGCACGTGCGCTTGGCAGAAAGTTTATCCGCATCTCTCTGGGAGGAATAAGAGATGAAGCAGAAATCAGGGGACACAGGCGCACCTACGTCGGCGCCCTTCCTGGTCGTATCATGCAGGAAATCTGCCGTGCGGGAGCATGCAATCCGATATTCATGCTCGATGAAATAGATAAAATTGGCGAAGATTTCAGAGGAGATCCGGCGTCTGCCTTGTTGGAAGTGCTGGACCCGGAGCAAAATTTCAGCTTCGTTGATCATTATCTTGACGTGGCTTTTGACCTTTCCGATGTATTATTTATTACTACGGCAAACATCCTTGATACCGTCCATGTCGCATTAAGAGACCGTATGGAGGTGATATATCTTTCAGGATACAGCGAGGATGAAAAACTGAAAATTGCACACCAGTTTCTCATTCCGAAGCAAATAAAAGAAAACGGCCTGGAAAAATATCCTGTAGACTTTCAGGATGCTGCAATAACCAAAATTGTTCTGGAATATACACGGGAGGCTGGTTTAAGAAATTTAGAAAGGGAAATTGCTTCGATCTGCAGAAAAATCGCAAAAGAAATCGTGGGAGAAGCTCAGGTCACAAAAATTATACTCCCGGAAACGGTTGAAAAATTTCTTGGCCCACGAAAATTCTTTTACCAGGTAACCGAGGAAGAAGATAAAATTGGAGTGGTCACAGGCCTTGCGTGGACTGAAACAGGCGGCGACATTATTTTCATAGAGGTATCCAGGATGCGGGGCGAAAAACAACTCACCCTCACCGGTTTACTGGGTGATATCATGCAGGAGTCCGCCATCGCCTCGCTCAGCTATATTCGTAGTAATGCGAAACGACTGGGCATCGACGAAACCTTCTATGACACATCGGAAATACATATCCATGTACCTTCTGGGGCAATACCAAAGGATGGCCCGTCAGCAGGCATTACCATGTGCATCGCACTTATCTCGCTGCTTACCTGCAGGCCTGCAAAAAGGGAGGTTGCACTCACAGGTGAGATTACTTTAACGGGTAACGTGCTGCCTATAGGAGGGGTAAAGGAAAAGATCCTCGCCGCTATAAGGGCGGGAGTAAAAACAATTGTATTGCCATTGAAAAACAAAGACGATTTCGAAGAAATCGACAAGGAAATCCGGGAAAAGATTCAATGCGTCTATATTGAAAAAATAGACGAGGCAATAGATGTAGTCCTTTCCCAAAAACCTTAA